The following are from one region of the Lytechinus pictus isolate F3 Inbred chromosome 4, Lp3.0, whole genome shotgun sequence genome:
- the LOC135153841 gene encoding uncharacterized protein LOC135153841 codes for MYMQGCDGCVSNSHLIAIQRSWLHGVLVTGASGYIATHIVKQLQEAGYKVRGTVRSLTNPKKVGPLKELCQNPAHELELVEADLNKDEGWKEAVQGCSHVLHTASPFPMAAPKHEDELIKPAVEGTTRVLQACKEVGGVKRVVVTSSCAAITGKTD; via the exons atgtacatgcaggggTGTGACGGGTGCGTCAGTAACTCACATCTTATAGCAATTCAAAGAAGCTGGCTACATG GAGTCTTGGTGACGGGTGCATCTGGTTATATAGCAACCCACATCGTGAAGCAACTCCAGGAAGCTGGTTACAAGGTCAGAGGAACAGTCAGGAGTCTCACCAACCCCAAGAAAGTAGGACCTCTGAAGGAACTCTGTCAGAACCCTGCCCATGAACTGGAACTGGTAGaagctgacttgaataaagATGAAGGATGGAAAGA AGCCGTGCAGGGGTGCAGTCATGTTCTCCATACAGCTAGTCCTTTCCCTATGGCTGCTCCGAAACACGAAGATGAACTCATCAAGCCTGCTGTAGAGGGTACAACAAGAGTTCTCCAGGCCTGTAAGGAGGTGGGCGGGGTCAAAAGAGTTGTGGTCACCAGTTCATGTGCAGCTATCACTGGTAAGACggactag